The genomic interval TGTGAATGATTTTGTTGTGAATAAACTAATATAAACGTCCATGGAGGATACTGAAGTCAAACCTTGAATAGTGCTTTCTCTTAGGTGCAGGTGAGTAGCTTCGACTACGGGACCGTGATCTTGGAGAGTACACAGGTGACCTTGAGCGGGAGTATCTAGGAGAGCGCGACCTGCGATCATAAGAACGGTCCCTGCTACTGCAGAAGATGAACAAACTGGTTACATATGCCACAAAAGAGATAATActttaacaaaacaaaaaacattAGAGAAAAAAGATGAAAGAGAGCAGTGCAATACCCGACTCTTTCCCTAGCCCTCATCTCAGATGGTTTCTTTCTGTTCTCCTCAGCAAATACAACAGTAACTTCCCTGCCAAGAAGAATTTGCCCATCCATGTGGTATTTTGCATCAGCAGCATCCTCAGGATCATAATATTGGATGAACCCAAATCCTCGAGGCTCCCTGTTACAGATAACAAGATTtagctttaattaattgcaCAATTCTGAACAGTATACAAGAAAATCCTGAAAAGGATACTTGACTTTAGTCAAGTAAAGGAACaattgattattcatatccttGAACCTTGATTCCTTTCCCTGGATGTTGATACACAAATTTTTCAACAGATAAAGCAAGCACTAGGCTGCTGACCTTGTACTCATCAGAGTTTAAAGATAGACTTGAAACTCTTCATAACTTGCATATCTCTTATACTCTATTTCTTCCCTTCTCTTCAACAGAGTACTCTTAAGGCTTGTGTcttcaaaaaattattttcacaGTTAATCTTAAGAGGTGGGGCAAAAATCATTCAATTTAGGTGCACCAAATGTACTAAAGCACAAACAAACATTTCCAAAGCACATGTTTAAGCCAATTGCAAATGAATCCAAAAATAGCATATTACTGGATTGAAAAAATATCACAGCGTCCTAAACATCTCATGGTTTGATCCCTAAACAGCATGTAGGCCTCCAGTTGAAAATGAACACTGGCTCTATTTGAGTTGAGGTGCCTTACCCAGTGTAATAATCTCTTGGAAGATATATATCTTTGACACGACCAAATTTTCCAAATGGTTTTCGTAGATCATCAGGCCTGTATTCATAATTATGTCTAAGGTAAAGACATGCAACATGGAGAAAGTGGTAAAATAGCATTGAAATTAAAAGACATGAAAAGGCGAGAAATCCTTACAGTTACGAACTTCTGTAAATCAAATATATAATATCCAACAGATGACAATAATAACACAGGTtacaaaaaaaatcctttggAAAACAACAAACATTTACTCATTTGCCTTATGTCATTACAACAGAAGAACAATGTTTAGATTTACACTCCAATCTGTTTTGCGCCAAAGCAATGCTTCTTTGGTTTATAAGTGATGACTAAATGAATTTTGGCATTGCAAACCAAGCTCATGAGCTGTATGCAATAGAAGCTCaagatgaaaaataatttacggATTTCAAAAATGCACATCAGTagtattataattttataaagagACATTATCTTGGCCCAAATGATGATGAATTGCACCAACTCAACTACAACTAGTGTAACCGGAATGTGTGATTGCATGTGTTACTTAACAAGAAAACACTCATTCAGTTACTGACCAAGGTGCAAAGAAACTTACCTACAGTCACGGCGAAGATTCCTCACCAAAAGACTAGTTGGGAGATCCCTGTCACGGCCTCCATAGCGCCCACGAGGACTTGGGCTGCGGGCTCTTCTCCTGTATTCTCTTGGCGGTGATGGACCATAATCATAGCCTCTTCCCATAGTGATCTAAGCTTACAGGAAAAAAATTGCCATTAGAGGAAATTCAAATGATGCGATTGTGTTTCATAAGCTACTCGTTCCACTAAAAAGAACAATGCCAACAGCAAGTGACCTTATCAACAAGACTCATTCTTCCATTCAGCTCTTTTTAGCTAAAAAGGTTCTGTAGATGCTGGTAGGGAATAAAACAAGCTACAACATTTCAGCATTCGAGAAAAATAGACATCACAATATATTTCTATGCATCAAATAATTGCCACTCCCAATTTAAATCCATCAATGGTAAATTTAAGTAGTGCCTTGAACGCACACAAGGCATTCAAGACTTAAGAGTCGTCAActtaataatctataagaactATTAACTGTATTGTTAACAATGGTTGTGAATGAATACATAACATCTTCCGTACTGATGAAATGATTAGAAGCGTTCAATAGCATACTTTATATATCAATCAAGTTTAAGTACAAGAAATAACTGTTGTGAATGAATGCATAACATCTTCCTATGGCATCTAAATCAAGAGTTAGAAAAGAATATGAGCACGCCGCCAATCCACACAGCTGTCGATCATTGCCATTCAATCCCACCAGCAAACACTCCATCCTTCACCCCGCCAAGAACACCCAAACCCTAGCGAAAAGGAAATCCCACGCAAACCGCAAAACATAACCAAATCAGGCGACGCAACCCCCTCGAATCGGCCCGCCGCTCACAAAACCGGCCTCAAAGACACCACCACCCTCCAAGCAAACGCTGCAGCCTAACGGGCGGCATCACACCGCAACCACACCGCGCGGTGGAGCGAGCTAGGGTTTCCCCAATGGCGCGCGGCACACAACGACGTGTATGTAACACGCGCGCGCACGAATCAACCATCAAACCGCATCAAATCCCGCGACCAATACAAATCCAAACCTAGAAATCTCCTCACcggcgaaggagaaggaggagaaggggaacgGGGGGATAGGAATCTCGCCTCGCGAATCGGATGATGATTACCTTTCCCGCCTAGGGCTTGGAGGCGCTTCGCCGCTCCTGGGTTCGTCGCCTCCAGATTTCCAGAAGCTTCCGGATGTTGcgcggagggggagggagaggaggagcgcggagggggaggggtgcgTGCGTGCTGCCTTTGGCTTTAATGAGGGGAGAGATGTCGCGTGGACCGTTGGATCCGGGGGGGCGGGGATTGGACGGTGGATGCGGGAGGTGACGCCGTGACGGGTAAGATGGGCTGTACACAAACGGGCTCGTGTTGGGCTTTGATCTGTAGAGAAATTTGGCCCATGACGGTATGTTTTCTCGCTTTCCGGTTTCGGCTACTTTCTTGCTTTCCCATTTCGGTCTGGTtcattttctcttctctttttttgtcTTTCGAGTTTGGTAGAAGTATAAATTTTTCCTTCTCAGGAAAAGTTTGGCATATTTTTCCCCTCATGAAAAAGTTTGGtatgttttctttctttgactttctcccctcttttctttgtttcataccatattctttttttcccatttctGCCTTTTCCATCCTCTCAATCAGTATTGTTCCTTTTTCTCGTTTTACAACGCCTTCTTTGTAACAAATGAATTTTCTCAGCTCCTACAGGGGGTTAACCTCATTTCGCAAAAACTCTTACGTTTGCTGAAAATGGTCTAAACACACTAgcagaaaatagaaaacaaaggTTCCCATCATaagccaaacggcatatttgcaaacaaagagtaattttttaataaaactgttagattaatgggctaggcccaattaaatcctaataaattccattgacccacattaagtgctatgggtaataataccacTTTGGAAATATAAGTGAAgaggtctcaacttaaatacagagctagtggagagtctctattgaccggttgagatggtgcGCGGACAACCAGGCGGGGTGAGGCAGACAGCTGTTGCTGCGCTCTCTCGCTTTGTAACGAACGGTAATAAACACAgagaattgatttcgtatcaATGAACGCGAATTAAACacacggagaattgatttcgtatcaATGAACGCGTTGGTTACGGAATTAAATGTCATGAATTGACGGTAATaaacacggagaattgatttTGTATCAATGAACGCGTCGATTACGGAATTGAAtgtcgtgaattgattccgtcggttacggaattaaacacACATAGAATTGATTTCGTATCGATGAACGCGTTGGTTACGGAATTAAAtatcgtgaattgattccgtcggttacggaattaaacgccgtgaattgattccgtattaacgaGCGCGTCACTTACGAAATTAAACACCGCGGTTGATAATTCCGAACGTTACTCCCGcgctcgcatatatatactccgcagcGACTAGAAGGACGAAAGAAGTTCTTCCCGACCTCTCTTGCACTTCGAGTTCCTCCTCTGTTCTTGAGCTGTAGAATCCTTCCCCGGTTCTGTTCACCTACGCGCACAGGTGTACAggacgagcaggtgcctccaaaactccgtccgcttgagaacctgcacgggtaggcgggcgatcaagtttttgggtaacgcttcaagcgcgactgctcttgttcttcacggctactgctgctgcatcgACGCCTTCACCAAGATGTCGACGGAGATTGGAGACAAGATGATGAACGACATCAACGGAAGCAATCCTGCCTCAAAATCCAGCGGTGGGACGTTCTCGGGGTATACTTTCATTCTCCCGATTCTATTAGATGTTTCTTTGTTAATACTCTTTGCAATGGCATCAGCTTCAAATTAaatgttgaaaatttaaaatttaagtgaaaagatgaggccgaAAATAACGAAACCTTAACTTTACACTTATCCACCACAAAACTAAAGTTTTAGAGAGAGAACAGTCGAGACACGGCTACCGGGCGCCACACCGCCATTTGTCCATCACCGGCCAGCAGGTCGAGAACCaacccaagcaaagcaatcgaGCCATGTGCATCGATGTGTGCAGAATGCAACGACCCATGTGTACATAGAGGCTAGGGAGAGATTGAGCCAAAGTTTCCTTTGTTCCTAAGCTATGATTGATGGATCTCTGCAGAAAAGCCAACGAATTGAAGAAGTGTATATCAACAATACATATGATGATGCAACGTGTGCCGGCTCCTTTTTCCTTGTCACAAGATAATGTTTTACTTAATTACGTGCTCCGTGCTGATGAGTGCGACTGCATTTGAATCCACGTATGGTGTCGCAGGGGTGATCCGGTGATGTACAACTATGTTCTTTTCGGCCAAAGTGTGTCATCGAGTTTCCAATGGCCATATATAACGTTGatacttttgtttgtttgatacttcatccattttaaaataaattagattaTCCCCATCAGTTGCTTATGACTTATTATAAGCCATAACGGGCTATTaacgattaaaaaaaatacatgagtAAAatttctctctgtgtgtgtgcgcatatatatatatatatatatatatatatatatatatatatatatatatatatatatatatatatatatatatatatatatatatatatatatatatatatatatatatatatagagaggatacacatatgggactccatggtgcccgggcttcaaggtataaaacacacaaattctcttaaatttttaaaagttttcaaattgtgagtatatacctaggtatatgaatttgattcatacaaatacctaacaacaaaacaactcaaactcaactttatttcacaattcattattacatacctaacgaattatatgtttggatgttatatacctaaaaccaaaatctaacaaaaaaaaaagttcaaactcagttcaaacttgtttgaacttgttagtaaagaagttaatgttcatatctaaacatttaaaaaaagttCATACTCAtttaaattgggtatatactcaatttgaatcttggagcccatactccatgtagcaccagttaattgaaaatcaaattaaaaatcaagttttaaaatttaaattttggctttgacTTATAAGCTATAGGACAACCAATGAGACCCTTAACTTTTACGCAGGAGTATAATGTATTGGGAACGTGCAGTGTATCAGAATAAAGATGGGTGGTAATCTTGGACCCTTAGAATGATGACGATTTTCTAATGCAGGTTGCAGGATATAGCCGGATAAAAGAACGGCGAAATCTAGTCGGTTTTTGTGTGCCGTGCATCAGCGCATGTGAGAAACCCCGTCAGCAGGTCCAAAGCGCGACGCATCAAGCACTCTCTGTCGACTACTTGTCGAGGCTTATCCGTCCCCAATGCAGCACAAAGCAAATTCCACATTGCATCTCTTTTAGTTGCCCCTTTTTGGTGCAACTAGATCGGCTCATCGGCGcaaagcagaagcagaagcagggCACCAACGAAATGCTACCTTATCATGCATTGGGTGATTAGCAAAAAAGCAGTCGGCTAATGACATGGCAAATTAGACTCTCTTTTGCTTTTGAAGCCTCAAGAAAGATTAGAGAGGgactaattaatcaatcaatcgatTGCTTAAGGTTAATTACTCGGCCGGATGAAAGAGTATCAGTTAAGTTTGGTTGGAAGATAGTACTGTAATGGATATGCCGTTCAGCTGAAGATGGATCACCTGTTTTGAAGTCCGAAACTCCCAAGTCGTAGCCAGATGTTACTGTCCGGTCGGTTTGACCAGATGCTTCTCTTGATGTTTCGGTTAGGGGTTGGCACCCAATCACACCTGTCAGGCAATGGCTCCGATCCTTTTTGGCATTGCCATGTCACATCAGCATGAGATCCATGAAATACTGTTGTTAAGAAATTGCATCTCTGAATTTATATCAGCCTAGATAACTTCAAAGTACAAGCCAAAGCGCAATCAGCTCCATCACgtatatttacaaatgaaaaatagtttgtgaataaaattttcatatacatgttcttaacgACTTAAAaataaaggctgaaaaataaactacgatgaaaaaaaaaatcctaaaatcaactctaaatttaaattttagctaacaAATATAAACATAAATAGAACGACGAGACTGAATATCTGTATgcaggtaccaaaattttatatTGTAAAATCCATCCCAAACCTAACTGAAGACTAAGATAAAgtgcctgttcactttgatgaaaaaaaaaaccttatcaaattttggcattaccaaaattttagcaactttactgAAGACTAAGAtgaagggcctgttcactttgatgaaaaaaaaaaccttatcaaattttggcattaccaaaattttagcaactttactgAAGACTAAGAtgaagggcctgttcactttgatgaaaaaaaaaaccttactaaattttggcattaccaaaattttagcaacttgccaaaattttagcaggatttcttatatagttaccaaaaattgacagcaaactaaatatagccactttttttaataattttatcaaaatttggtaaggttgaaaatagcacCAAAGTGAACAGGCTCGAAGGCAAAGCATGCCGTCTTGGTCAGACAATTCTCGATCCGTCGGTATACTATCCGGCAGAAAGAAGCAAAGCATGCAATCTACAGTAGTGGCAGGCAGGCCGGCGCCCAAGTGCAAACCAAACACGTTTCAGTTTCACTGACGAGATAAACAGAAGATGTCGCTGCATGGATGGTGTGTCTGCGTGTGTAcgccgccgctgctcatctACTTCTCCTTTCtggtttccttttctcttcctctctctctctctctctttttttttggtccaACGCCTCGTAGCCATCTTCCGGGGCCACCTTTGTCACCGATGATAGCGTCGTTTAGCGTGCGTCATTACCGTACTAATTGAATATTTGATGGAGAGATTAGCGTGCGTATAAAATGGCAGTCGCCTTGCCATCACTCTGCTCCTCCCTGCTCGGTTCGCAGCTGCAGCTTCAGCTTCAGTTGCTATCTGCTGGCTGGCTCATCAGCTCCAAGAACACAGTAACAGAGGAGAGTGCTTAGCATAAATTAGCGGCAGTTCCGAGGCCAGGCTTTTCATCCGGGCGAAGCGAAACGAGGAGAGATCCGAGGCTGCGAGCTGGGAGAGCTCTCTGCTACTCCCAGGTACATACAGCCGTCAGTGAAATTCCAGTTGTTGCAGCATGAAATCATTCGTTCGTTCATGGTGATTTACTCTGTTGTTTCTGCTTCTTGTTTCTGTTCCTCTCGATCGTCGGGTAATCGATCGTGTTGCCCGGTTTCTGTATTGCTATCTGCTGAATTATACTAGTTCATCCTCGTTATGCTAGCGTTGTTAATTCTTATCAGTATGATCTAACCTTTTCTCAATTTCAAATTTATTGCGCTTCATTTCTCCTATCAATCAGCTGGCTACTTCATGTGCGATATTCATATTCTGTCAGTCAAAGCGTTTAATTTGGAGCGATTTTATTTTCACTGTAAAAATCCTCGTAGAGCTTTGCATGGGATTCTCGCATACCCAATAGGCTACTTGAATCCGAGTTGTCCGTATTACTGTTACTCCACCAATTTAAACTCGTAGTATATTTCTACCTGGAAATTTTGTGATGATTATTTCATTTCACTCTCGAGCATCAATCAGTGACCTTGACGCTTAAAGCAATACTACTGAAATTGATGAAGATACGAGAGCTACGGGATTAAGTAGAGTACTTTTAaaagttgtttcttttttatcataTCATATCTATCCTTTGATGGGGATAGCTAAGCACTTAATCCGCTAATCCTGATtactactgattttttttagagaagggtattttttacccgggcTTTACATCCAACCAGATATAGACagtatttttaaattaggaacctatcaaatagaaaatatagccctcaaataacttaatctgaaattcgctcatatgaagatttgaactcaaaATCTTGGGGTGCTACTACtaagagaaattttacggtacttgaggaggtactatgaggtaccacttCTCTATTATAAATTAGGAAAGTGGCCCGCGCGCATGCGCGAcacttatattattgaaaggtaaaattattgtttattcaaaaattttgtcttATAGATTAAGGGCAAACTAAAGTTTGgataatgttattttataataatttaagggttctatttttcttaaggtatcttaaAAAACCATTCAAAAACTTTTCCTTAAGGTATGagttttaaatcatttttttcttgagtAAATAAGAAACCattgctagttaattatcatacagtccatctatatatataccgtGTAGTATGGCCACAAATGAAAAATGCGAGAgcaagatactcaaaattcttgtgattaaatcgtctcaagaaggcgcatgatatagtaagaaagggagggaagtgtatgcatggaaaaaaagaaaaaagggaaaaatgaaaaaagggaggggaagcgTACATAACCATGTAAGTAGGTGCATACCTATGCCACGGGACGAGAGGTGAGACCTTatagtattttgtttttttaagatcaatttaatctaacggtttataatattggacgtACCGATTAAGTGAAAAATCAAGTAATGGATACTTTGCTTTTTTTCCCTTAGAATTTCTAatacgtggcagcttgagagtgttttaagaaattttaaaggactTAACACATGTAATAAGAATATTAACcgcttaatatatatatgtatagggcttatggtaatatttgttccagcttcgtgcatgtttatatacatgttgagagaaattaattacgtggctagcaagccattagatgtctaattagtagcaattaattttgacaccGATTACAGTTGTTCATAGTCGCTCTTACATATTCATCTTACAACTTTGATTATCCGTTGATCCCCAATTTACTGATCACCATGACtcgcataaaaaaaatatgtactacttagggtttaggacagctgaaattgatgaattatcttATTAtatgatagctatttgagggtataaacgaaTAAATTGActtataaaaagttaaaatgttgtttaaagaGACACCATTTAGAAACTTGGAAAGCGTGCAAACGAAAATCCAACTATGAaatcagggaaaaaaagaggatcTTAAACTCCTTTATAACACCCTAGTCTTTGTAAGAGTGCTATTGATATTCATTAATAttgtgctcacatttataacataatgaaTTCTTTCATCTATACGAACAAATAGTGcaaaatccaaatacgacataacacaatacattataattattctgtaatcaactctcggtttcagcttaaacagagctaagtgttggaaaaaaaacacaacccacaatgcttaattcttctctcgctgcatcacaccttaattttcttttcatgttattaacaaaattaatcatctccatatatgatttgatatgtggcaaAATGGTAGTGCCAGACACGATGCTTTGTCACGCGTGCAAAAGGTAAAGGTGCAGACGTGCATTGTGCAGCGGGCAAAAAAAGAGAACTTCGAACgttttatttattagcaaataatatatcagatgatttaaataatgggtccaccggttATAGTGTAAGTGTacattag from Oryza glaberrima chromosome 3, OglaRS2, whole genome shotgun sequence carries:
- the LOC127765295 gene encoding serine/arginine-rich SC35-like splicing factor SCL33 isoform X2; the protein is MSTREPRGFGFIQYYDPEDAADAKYHMDGQILLGREVTVVFAEENRKKPSEMRARERVGSRDRSYDRRSRSPRYSRSRSPVYSPRSRSRSRSYSPAPKRKHYSRSPARRERSLSRSPADSRSRSRSLSDDRRSKSPDRERSLSVSR
- the LOC127765295 gene encoding serine/arginine-rich SC35-like splicing factor SCL33 isoform X1, with amino-acid sequence MGRGYDYGPSPPREYRRRARSPSPRGRYGGRDRDLPTSLLVRNLRRDCRPDDLRKPFGKFGRVKDIYLPRDYYTGEPRGFGFIQYYDPEDAADAKYHMDGQILLGREVTVVFAEENRKKPSEMRARERVGSRDRSYDRRSRSPRYSRSRSPVYSPRSRSRSRSYSPAPKRKHYSRSPARRERSLSRSPADSRSRSRSLSDDRRSKSPDRERSLSVSR